A window of Oryza glaberrima chromosome 2, OglaRS2, whole genome shotgun sequence genomic DNA:
ATTGAGGAATGTGCATGAGCGAGTCCTGGAAATCTGTTTCTCTATGTTTTGGCATGCGTGAGCATGAGTGAGCCAAGCCCATCGCACATGCCAGAGATCGACCAACATTAAAGACATCCAAACATAAAAACAGACTCGATCACACGAACCTGTTgggaattttttatataaaaaaacgaaaCGCTCATATGCAATTCTTGATAcgtgtcccataatataagagctTTGTCTCTCTACTTTGTCCCCAAATACAAGGATTTCGGTGTATTGGTTATCAcatcaattaattatatataattcgAATTTCATTCCATCTTATCTCTAACTATCTTGCCACCCATAAGGTCACAACCATATATCATTTGATAAGGgtgttctagtttttttttttgagcttaGGGCACGTACAGCGGGTCTTTTTGCCCCGTCTCTGTGATGTCTTTTATGCAAAAAACCCCCCGGTTGAGTCAAGCGACGGGAGCTGCGTCCTCTCgccaggcgacggcgacgacccgTGCTCCGAGGCGGAAGAGGCAAGCTCAGCACCGTTGTACGAGCTCGTCGTCccgaggcgacggcgcggcaggaTCCCGCGcggagagcgcgcgcgcgggaaatTTCCCCGCGAAATCCAGGTTCGTCCAACTCCCCTCCCACTCCCCCAATCCGGGAAATTTGCTCCAGCATATAGCGCAGCAATCTCTCCCAATCTCCCACTCCTCCAATCTCCAACTCCCCTCGCTTGATTTGGGTGCTGCTGAGATGTCCACGGCGGCTGCAGgtaggaagaagaagggaggcACACCTGAGGCCTCGgatgcggcagcggcagccccAGCCCATACCCTAGGTCGTGGTGTtgggtcggcgacggcggctctcCCCTTCAGTCATGGCGGCCGCGGTGTCGGGttagcgccgccgccccgctctcTCGGCCGCGGTGGCGGGCCAGCAGTGGCAGAAATCCCTCCAGGCGGCTTCCCCAGTTGTTCAGCGTCCATGGATGGATTTCCCTTCCCTCCACCTTTTGATGGATCCTACGGAGGTGGATTCCCCAGCTCTTCAGCTTGGTTGGATGCGTCCGGTGGTGATGAATCTTCTCCTGGATCATGGTAATCTTTGATTCTTGTTCTTTGTTCCAGCAGAATATGCTTGTGTGATTTGTTTCCTTATGGATGTTTGATTCATGAACTGCTAATGATTCTTGTGGGTTAAAAATTGCCCCTTACATCACAAGAGAACATATAATATGCTTGTTTTTTCCCATCTGAATGCCTACTATGTTCTGTGTTAGAACTAATTTCAGTGTTACAAAGTCATAAAAATCAGGCTTTATTGTACATCCCCTGCCATGGGTCATAAGAAGGTATGCTCGTTTCAATGTTGTAATGTAGAGTAGTTTTCTAGTTTGGTTTTCAAGTGTGATGAGCTTCTCTGCATTCTGCAACTTAACCATTCACAGTTTACTCAAATGTTTATAACTGGTAATTTAGTACTGATTGGAAAAGGCATTCTACAATTTAATTACTTGACTCTAAAATTTTTTGCATCATGCAGCATGTTATCCTAATGATATTAAGGTTATATTCAACTTTTGAGAGAAATAAAAATCTGATGGTTGTTTATATTATGAATTGCTTGTGGATTGGATGAAGCTATCTCTAGATGTTACTCTGTTTATACTACCTGATTATTAATGTTAGTAATCCCTTCCTTTGTTATATGGTCATAGTAGTTAGCTAGAACCCTGTAACTGAAATGAACTAGCTGCCATGAGATAATTCGCAAAAGCGAGCCAAACTCAAATGCAGAGATTATCCCTGTGATCTAAGATATTATCCAATTTGTTTGCCttaaatatatgctattatCCTACAGGGATAAGGATGTACATCCACGTGGTGGTTTCATGAGCTATTTTGGAAATCATACACAAAACTCTCATTTGGTTGGCGCACCTATTTACATTGCTGATGCTAGTTCACCACCAGAGGTGGAAATTTTACAAGGCAATGATGATGgaaatggcaatggcaatgttAGGACTGAGAAAAGGATACTGTGGACAGAGGAAGAAGATATCAGATTGATGAGTGCTTGGATAGAGCATTCAACTGACTCTACATGTGGAGCAGATAAGGGAGGTGGCCAATATTGGGGTGAAGTTGTTGAATCGTACAACAAGACTACCCCACCTCTCAGAAAAAGAAATCTGAAGCAATGCAAGGATAGATGGCACAAGATTAATAGGTGGACGAATCTTTTTGAGTGTGCTTATGTAAAGGCTCGTAGAATTTTTACAAGTGGATATTCTAATCAAATGTGGATTGATGCAGCACACAAGTTTTATGTGGATGACAATAAAGAGGCAAAGCTAGGACCCTTTGTGCTGATGGAGGTTTGGAAAATATGCCGAGAAGTGTCAAAGTGGAAAACATACAATGAAAACCTGAGGAATGCACGTAAAAGGAAATCATTTCACTTGGAAGGAGACTCTGAGGAAGCTGATGACACTTTTGATGAGATGCCAAAGCGACCAATGGGTCAGAAGGCCGCTAAAAAGGTAGCTCTAGATGCAAAAATCAACTCAAATGGTTCGGGCAGTAGTGATGATGGTCACTCAAAGGAGTCTCCTATTCAGTTAGACAAATTTGATAGATATAGCAAATTCCAGGAGGAAACCAATGACAAGCGCATGAAACTATTGGACAGACAGGAAAAGATATCTTCTGAGAAGCTAGAGGCCACAAAAATTGCCCACCTTACAGCACAAGAGTACAAAGAAGGAAGGAAGCTTGAGAAAGAGTCAAAGATGATGGAGACTTATAACAGCCTCATCTCACAAGATACAAGTTCAATGTCTGCTGAGGAAAAGGCGCAGCGAGTTAGTATAATGAAGTGTCTTATGAAAACTCTTTTCCCTGAATCTGATTGAACAGGTAAACACTAATGCAATATCTGAAACTTACATGTTATTGCCACAAATATGTGTGATTACAAGTGTCTTAGGCAGTCCCTTCAGTGTCTAATGTAAACCTTACTGTTATTGATACAGATATGTCAACTTTGCAAGCGGAGGCTACTATCGTTGGCTATCTGGTGAATGCCAAATTATCTTGTTGTTTTTTCTATCCTAAACCAACTTTTCCACTTTTTCTATCCTAAACTCTTGCTATTGGCAAGTTATGTTTAATATTTCAGCAAGTTCAGTGTATGTCTCagtttatataatttttgttcATGCTCAATCCACTAAGCCTATTTTGGTGCTTGTTCAGTGATACACTATACTACtgatatggagtatatataatcTAGGTAAAAAGATGAGCATATTAGCCTTTTATtgcattccttttctttttgtactCTCTCTATACATATATGCAGTTATGTTTAATCTTTCAGCAGGTTCAGTGTATGTCTCTATACATATACTTTGATGAGAATCTGCAAATGATCAGAAAGGGGAAATTTAGGAAATAAATTCAGAACTTGATCATTGGAGGTATATACTGGGAGCTAAATATTGATTTGATTGTGGTCATGGCTGGGAGGTATACATCCTGGGAGATATATACATCCTGTGAGGTCAGTTGGAATGCCGAGAGGTCTCATTCAGTTTCAGTTTCTGAATTAATGTGAATGTGATTTGTAAATGCGAATGTGCACTTCAGTTTCTGTTGGAATGTGAATGTGCATGCTTCAGTTTCAGTTGTTGCAATGTGAATGTGCATGCTTCAGTTTCAGTTTCTGTTGGAGTGCCGAGAGGACTAATTTGCTTATGTGAATGTGAATGTACCCTTCAGTTTCTTTCTGGAATGTGAATGTGCATGCTTCAGTTACAGGCATTATGTATATGTGCTCCTTTATTATGTGAATGCTTCAGTTATGTGCATGCCCGTTTCTGTGAATGTGAACGTGAATTCAAGCCTCAATTTTATACTATAAAATGGAACCATCTACTCCTTTTCATTATGTATATGTGCTCCTTTCCACCACCGTACCCTCTACTCCTTTTCATTCTGTAAATGGAGCCGCATGAAGATGATGACTTCCTAGAAGCCGACGATTTTGAAGTGTTCACCGTAGAAGAGTTGCTAGCAGAGGATGAGATCATTGAAGAGTTGCTAGTAGAAGAATTCAAGGCTGCAGGTGATGGAGAAGCTTCgtccgtatctcgccgtcgtcgacagAGTGGACCAAGGAGGTACATACCAAGAAATCGAGAACGAGGTCATGATGATCTTGTCGCTAATTACTTTTCCGCAAATCCTATCTACACCGATGAAATGTTTCGTAGGAGATTTAGGATGAGACGGCCGTTGTTTTTGCGTATCGTACATGAACTTAGTGAGTGGTCTCCTTATTTCACCCAACGAGTTGATGCAACTGGTAGGAATAGTCTTTCACCGCTTTAAAAGTGTATAGCAGCTATCAGGATGTTAGATTATGGAACCACGGCTGATAAACTTGATGAAGTCTTGAGGATTGCTGCAAGCACTTGTTTAGAATGTTTGGGAAAATTTGCTGAAGGGGTGATTGAAAAGTTTGGTGACGAATATCTACGCCCGCCAAGAGCTGATGAATTGGAAAAAATCTTACAAGAAAATGAGGCTCGTGGTTTTCCTGGAATGTACGGAAGCATCGATTGTATGCATTGGCCATGGAAGAATTGTCCGAAAGGTTGGGCAGGCATGTTCACTAGTGGTAACAAAGGCGTTCCTACTATGATTCTTGAAGCAGTGGCAACTAAAGATCTTCGTATatggcatgctttttttttggtaCCGCCGGGTCTCAGAATGACATAAACGTTCTAAACAAGTCGCCACTATTTATTCAAGCAATAAAAGGGGAAGCTCCAACGGTACACTACAACGTAAATGGAACACAATATGACATGGGTTACTATTTTGCCGATAGAATATATCCAGAATGGGCAGTATTCGTGAAGACAGTGACGGCCCCTCGGTTGGCGGAAGACAAATTATTTGCATTGAAGCAAGAAGGGGCGGGGAAAGATGTCGAGTGCGCATTTGGTGTGCTGCAATCACGCTTTGATATTATTCGTCGACCAGCAAGGTTATGGAAGCAGGGGGACGTTATCAACATAATGCAAGCTTGTGTTATCCTTCACAATATGATAGTGGAAGATGAGAAGGAAGCAATTAGAGATGTCTTGGATTTGAATTATAATCCAAGTGCGACGATAGTGCTCCCGCCTAAAGTGCAAAGAAGCGACAACCCAGATCCATGCTTCACAAAGGTACTTCGTAGAAATTCCGCTATCAAAGCTCGGCCAACACATAGAAAGCTAAAAAAGGATCTAATTGAGCACATATGGCAACGCTAtggaaacaaagaaaattagACTAAAGGCATtgtaatataattattatatttatggtTCCTAAAAATTATTGTAATCATGTACCTTATTCATGCTTGATAGtattatatcaaatatataGCCACACAATGGTATACACAAATACATTTGCAGTTGATCAAAGCTACATGCAAAGCATTAAATAGCTTACAGACAGACCCTCTGTCTGTGGGTTGTATAAGCTGTCTTTATATCCGTCTGGATGATAACTTCGAGGTTCTTAAAGACGCACCCCTGTCTGTGGGTTGTACGCACCTCTCTTGAAAAGAGATGAAGTCCCTTATATTTATGGACGGTCAAGGGAGGTAGTATTTCTTCTAATGCAGCCAACTATGGGTATCCATCTAAGCCAGGATTTCATGGTGTTGTACAAGTGATAAATGTGCATTAGCTTAGCCTATTCTTTGGGCATGCATTGGCTGATTACATTAATCCTGTAGCAAGCGTGAATGATTCATTGAACTGAAGTCAGCGTCAAGATCTCTTCTCAATCAATGGAAATGTGCTTCTCCAATGGAAATCTAACGCATAGATATACCCCTTTTGTTCTTACTGGATGAACACATGGGAGATGAATTCATTTTCTAAAACAATTATGGATAGGATAAGTACCTAATGATTTTAAAGTGGTCTTCTGTTTTATtccagcaaaaagaaaagggggtAAAGTTGTCAGTTTCATGGTGAAGTTAATTAGAAACTGCAGtcgtacaatatgatcaaagaCGTGTGCTTGCATGAGTCAATATATCAAGTTGTTGAAAcgcagagttttttttttaaatcccgTAGGGTGCACTTGTATTAAGTAAGAGGGAAAAACTGTACAAAGGCCCAATAATTAAGGAAAAACTGTCCAAAGGCATGTGTCCTACTTTTTGAAACGCGGAGTTGCgctattactctctccgtcccataataattgcATTTCTAGGAAATTAGAGACATATTAACAACAAACACAATTTACCACAATAACCCTATTTAATAACTACATTGCATGCACATATTCCATATGTATACTTTGTTAAAAGGAAGGTTGAGGCACACATTTCATATGTAAACTTAATTAAAAGGAAGGTTGGGATACAAATTCTATTTATTGGGTCTCATCTTATcagaaatataatttttgtgggacaaaatttaaagagtagaaatacaattattatgggacggaggtagtatttcttTCGAAACTTTTAAGAGACTTGCTAGTCATCATCTATAGTAGCAAACACTATTGTCTATTGACTTTGATGGAAAGTAGATGTCCTCTTAATTAGGGATGCAAATAGGACAGGGatgtgggttttttttccacctttccaaattctagttttttttaaaaaaaaattaatttgtgcTGCCATAAAGAAAATGAACAATTAAACAAGTGTTTATGCGAGTAACGGAAATGCATGATTACCCACTTTCTTCAttaatgttactccctccattctaaaatataatattttttagtctttagaatttatctcaaaatataactatttctcCACCTAAATTcttttttcaaccaatcacaatcctctaGCACTAAATTTTCCAACATATCTCCGCTTCTCATCTAATCACAAACATTCCCATATTTAAttctatatattttcttaataactgtgtttactcctaattaaaaattcttatattgtGTTATGGAGAGAGTAATTAGAAGGTATGATTCATTGACCTCAAGTCAATGCCCGTTTGGGTATAATTAATATACGCGTAGCTCACTTTCTCTCCAACCATCTGTATTACCATGTGTGTTTGGAGCTTCACTTACACAAGATGAAACTCCTTGCTctagagctgctgctgctgctgctgctgctttcctCGGCATGCCTTCTCTGTCCTGCAAACTCTACAGCAAGTGTGCTGGACCGGCAAGCAGACGCTCTTCTCCAATGGAAATCTGGATTAGATGGCCATGGTAGCTGCCTAAACTCATGGACCAAGGGCACCAACACATGCAACTGGACCGGCATCGTCTGCAGCACAAGTGATGATGCCCCAGGTATTCTCAGTATTTCGCTTAACTCGTGTGGCATCTCCGGCAGTTTGGGCAAGTTCTGGTTTGCAGAATTCCCCCATCTTCAAGGACTCGACCTCGGAAACAACTCTATCTCTGGGCTTATCCCATCAAGCATAGGTCGTTTTGTCGACCTCTTTGATTTGGATTTGTCCAGCAATAGGTTTTCTGGATCCATCCCAACATCCTTAGGTAATCTTACAAGACTAAATTCTCTTTATCTCTCTTCCAATTTGTTATCACAAGAGCTATCTGAATCAGCAATTGGCACACTAAACAGCTTGCAGTTCCTCGATATAGGCAACAACAAGTTAACCGGCCCAATACCTTATAGCTTGGGAAACTTGTCCACGTTGTATTTTCTAGACCTTAGCTTCAATAAGTTTTCTGGTCCTATTCCTCGTGAGCTAGGGATGCTTGAAAGTTTGATATCCTTGTATCTATTAAGGAACGAAATCACGGGTTGCATTCCTACTGAGCTAGGGATGCTTCAAGATTTAGTATCGTTGGATCTATCCAATAATAGAATCACCGGTTTCATTCCTAACTTAGGAAATCTAACAAGCTTAGTGTCATTGGTTCTCTCCAACAACCAAATCACAGGTTCCATTCCTTGAGCCTTTCGGAAATTGACCAATATATAGCAATACGGGAATTTGAGCTAGTCCAATGAGTCAAGTGGTGTactctaaagaaaaaaaagtctaattaATTTAACCACCTAACatagcttttctttttcctttttgggaTTTATCACCCTAAACTACAATACATAaatcccaaaaagaaaaaaaaactattttacaTGGGTATATTagactttttttctctttagaGTACACCACTTAACTTATTGGACTAGCGCCCAAGTAGCCCAAGTTCTAGATCTAGTAGGATGTGGTTTTAGTAACCCCtgtgataaagaaaaaaaggatgATTCAAAGTTTAGTGATGTTGGATCTTGCATAAAATGTAATCAGCACATTTTTAGGGTATAATTGTTTCACAGAACACCATGTTTTGAGCCCAGTTGATTACAAAAAGAAAACCGAAATCCGATACTCCCGCCGCCCTGGCCTTTAGCTGACATACGGACCCCACCAGTCAGCTTCACGtctctcttccttcctcctcttgtTAGATGGGCTGGGCCGCTGGGCATTGCAGAGATCGCCGCCGATTTGCACCCGATTCAGTGCCCATTCTCCAGATTTAACAATGGAAGGAAAGAGCAGATCTGCGACTTCGccacaaaattttggtaagggaAGCTAGGTGgtagcggcgacggaggagctcgtcggaCCTATGCTTCGTCTTCCTCATGATGCCACATCACTGTCAGAGAGGCTGTCAAGTAAAATGGGCTAGAATGGCTGGCTCTGGCTGCCTccaatcaaataaaaaagagtGATGACTTTGATTGTGACCTCATGTCTGTAGATGTAATTGATCTCTCttttccatctcttttacctcctGAAAATCTGATGTAATCGTGTCCATGCCTTCATGTGTTCTTATACACTTGTATGCAGTTGTGTTGTaccaaagtactccctccgtttcatattataagtcgtttgattttttttcttagtcaaaattATTTAGGATTGATTAAGTTtacagaaaaaaatagcaatgtttataacatcaaattagttttactaaatttaatattgaatatatttttgatacaatgtttgttttataatgaatattattatattttgctacaaattttggttaaacttaaaaaatattaaataacttatagtatgaaacggagagagtgcAACAATTTGAAGCAATAGTTTTGGTTCCCTAGCTACATGAGCACAGCGCCGCCTGCCTTATGCCAATGTGAGGCTGGCTGGTGGGGCCTTATGTCAGATGATGGCACGCAGCCTGCAGGCAGAGGCAAGGTTCAGTATCCCGATTCGTATTCTAGTATCTTACGATATTACGATCCTACCAAGCCGAAACGATACCGATCCCATCTAGtattctaattttatagtatctcgatcctactattcattactacacgatcctacgaaatcttaggtggtatcTCGATTCGacgatccctacgatactacaaaatattatttaaaataacatagtttgaaaataatgtaactaaatatgctcaaatttatatgaaaatcagttaaatatatcaaaaccaacatggtttctcttgataaatgactctatttgcatgacatatatcattactacatttttttatatagaatggctatatataattaatataaatattaattaaacttaaaaaaagaaaatctcatagtatcccgatactacgatacgatattactttgagcaaaacgatACTACCTAGTATCCCGATCTTGACAACTTGGGCAGAGGTGGAAGGGTAACGGATTTTGGTTTtcaaagctactccctccgtccaaaaaaagacaaaccctggtttccgtgtccaacgtttgaccgttcgtcttatttaaaaaaaattatgaaaaaattaaaaagataagtcacgcataaagtattaatcatgttttatcatctaacaacaatgaaaatactaattataaaaaaatttcatataagacggacagtcaaacgttggcacgggaaCCAacggtttgtcttttttttttttgacggagggagtaggtttaCGTGCACTGTCATCAAAGCTAGGTTTAATTTATCCTGCATAATTAATCTAGCACCACAGGTAGCATTTCACCTCAGATATATAGGACAATGTCAGAATTTGATTTACCTCCACCTTTCAAGAATTTTATTTACCTAAGAATATCAGGTAACTTAATAACTATAACAGGTCCAAATGTCCAATACTGCACGAGAGCTTGATCATTGTATTAACCTGTATGAACTATGAACTCAGATCGCAGATAgtattagagcatcaccaacagaacAGCAATAATCTATCCGCAAAATTTGACTTTTGGGTCTCCTAAAAGAAAGCCTAAATTCTATTTCCAAAAACTAAAAGTGGGCTTTTCTATTAAACTACAAATAGAAATTTCCATTTTCTTCCTTCCCCCATGCAGAAAGAGATCGCACCCATGCGCGGGAATGGAAGGAGAGAGGCGGGGAGCGCGTGATTAGGAGCTAACCGGTCAGACAAAATATGTATAGTGAGTGCGGGTTATTTCCAAATCTAGTCAATATTTCCCATTTTCtatcttaggctgtgtttagatccaaagtttggatccaaacttcagtcattttccatcacatcaacgtgtcatacacacacaacttttcagtcacattatctctaatttcaaccaaaatctaaactttgcgctgaactaaagaCAGCCTTAGATACCAAATTTATGTGTCAACATTTTGGTGGGCTATGGCCTGGGTGAGCTAGTCTAGCTGAGCAAGATCTATCCAAGGTCCAAACGTACCCTAAGAATCTGTCCATACCTTAAAAATCCttgaaaacaaaattttgaggaTAGATTGTTGGGCATTATTAATGATGTTCTTGTTAATTTGCCGCCGTGGTAAACGTTGTTGTTATTTTGATCCCCAAAGTTAGCAGTCCCTCTGAACTTTTGCCaatttctcctctcttttttttagaatttttttgccAATTTCTCCTCGTCCTATTTTCATTTTCGTTTTCAATCTTTTAGTCTCAGGGTCTCAGCACCTGCACAGCCAAGCCAaatccttttttctctctctctccaggtCGATCGAGGGAATGACGGAGGCAGGGCTGGCCGGCCATAccaccttcttctccatctccgtcctcgcgccggcgccaccgccagcggCCCACCATCACCTAACACCTGTGTCGCTACTGTTGCCCTACCTGAAGAATGGGGATCTTCTACCACAAGTACCCAGATCTTGAAGGCCGGGAAGGATTCGCCAACTCAGTGAGTCAGAGTACTGAATCTTGTCATGGTTCAGTTATCTCAATggtgaatcatttttttttaaaaaaaagaggtacTATTCCCCTCTATTTGCTGCTACTAGGACGAACTGAAGCCCTGACAGGATTCTTGTGCGATTCTGCTTTCGTATTCAGTTTGCATGATTGGTGTTTCTCTGGATTTTGCTTATATTCCACACTGCCTAGAGCTTAgcattttggtaaaaaaaaaaaaaagagcttatcCTAGTTCAGTCACATATCAGCATTGGCGTTGCTTTCTACATTATACATTATCAAGtttttagtatattttttgtGTCCATCTTGCTAAGATAAATACCCGAGGAAAGAAACAACACACTATGGTATAAAATCAAAAGGggtaattttgcaaaattataatggcatggttccaattttcccttaaaGAAAAGGCCAACTGGCGTAGCTCCCACGAATCTCCATTGTGCTGAAGAATCAATAAGTGCATTTTGTAGACGAAGGATGTTCTTCTGAAAcgattaaaataacttttcacAAGTTCTGTTTGTCAGTTGTTAATTAAATTTCACTGACAAGAAGGGATAGTTCATGGGACGTTCTGATTCAAAGAAGGCAGGAGGGGAACTCCTTGAGATTCTTGAATAAACCCATCTGCTTGAGgtcatcagaaattcagaattgcTACAAGCCTAGAGAGAAGATCACAACATAGAATAATGAGCTTCTGATGGTGCATTCCTCTTACTACAAATTAAAATTCCTCAATTTCGTCCCTCTTACTACAATTTTGTAGTAAGAATAATTGAGGGCATTCCTCTTACTACAGTTTTGTTCTCTTGCATCCATCACAGAATTACTTTAAATAAGACCATTTATGCACTACATAGATAACAGGAATGAAGTTTTCAACTGACTTTGGAGTAGTACCCGGAAAAACTTAGAAGGGAAAACCTGTAATCAGTGAAGTATTAAACAACGTGCAAAACTGATCTTTTTCTTATCATACAAATGGTTTCCTATTATCCAGTGGCatctatttttgaaatggaGACAATTCATTGCCAACTTTGGGGACAATTGGAAGTGCATACTGTATAGCATCATATATTCCGTATGGTTCCACAG
This region includes:
- the LOC127761981 gene encoding uncharacterized protein LOC127761981 is translated as MEPHEDDDFLEADDFEVFTVEELLAEDEIIEELLVEEFKAAEWAVFVKTVTAPRLAEDKLFALKQEGAGKDVECAFGVLQSRFDIIRRPARLWKQGDVINIMQACVILHNMIVEDEKEAIRDVLDLNYNPSATIVLPPKVQRSDNPDPCFTKVLRRNSAIKARPTHRKLKKDLIEHIWQRYGNKEN
- the LOC127761980 gene encoding glutathione S-transferase T3-like; amino-acid sequence: MDGFPFPPPFDGSYGGGFPSSSAWLDASGGDESSPGSWDKDVHPRGGFMSYFGNHTQNSHLVGAPIYIADASSPPEVEILQGNDDGNGNGNVRTEKRILWTEEEDIRLMSAWIEHSTDSTCGADKGGGQYWGEVVESYNKTTPPLRKRNLKQCKDRWHKINRWTNLFECAYVKARRIFTSGYSNQMWIDAAHKFYVDDNKEAKLGPFVLMEVWKICREVSKWKTYNENLRNARKRKSFHLEGDSEEADDTFDEMPKRPMGQKAAKKVALDAKINSNGSGSSDDGHSKESPIQLDKFDRYSKFQEETNDKRMKLLDRQEKISSEKLEATKIAHLTAQEYKEGRKLEKESKMMETYNSLISQDTSSMSAEEKAQRVSIMKCLMKTLFPESD
- the LOC127762103 gene encoding probable leucine-rich repeat receptor-like protein kinase At1g68400, with translation MKLLALELLLLLLLLSSACLLCPANSTASVLDRQADALLQWKSGLDGHGSCLNSWTKGTNTCNWTGIVCSTSDDAPGILSISLNSCGISGSLGKFWFAEFPHLQGLDLGNNSISGLIPSSIGRFVDLFDLDLSSNRFSGSIPTSLDGLGRWALQRSPPICTRFSAHSPDLTMEGKSRSATSPQNFGKGS